GTTAATCTCTGATTATTTTTTGAAGCTTTGTAACGCTATGACAAGGTGATTTCTGATCAAGGTTACAGATCAATAATTTTATGCTTAAATAGAGTTTGAGGGACACAGTTACAGgtcattattttaaacattttcattaataGTGATTCATAGAGTGACTACAGCCAGCAGATGGCAATCAAGCTTCAAAGAGACTCCTTTGCAGTTTGAGCTACATAAGACCACAAAGGTTCTAGCTGGCCTTATTTCCACAAAATTCAGTAGAGACAGGGGAAATGAAGAGTTAAGATTCTCTGTAAATGTCACAAAATGTGAAGAAGGCAATTCAAGCCAGTAGGTTGCATGTATACATGCCTGTCAATCCATTCAGTTTCATGAAATCAGAACCTGAGGATGGGAAGCAATAACTGTTATCAGTCACTAAAAGGTTAGCATAGCCATTAGCGTGGTCTTTCTCTCTGGAAATAAGGTCTGATTTTGTCAAATGGTTTATAGTCtacagaggacaaaaaaaataattctgcaataTGTATTCTATTCATtgtaaacaagaaaaacaaccacaaaacacaacaaacaataaaacaagtgGACTGAGATAATAATGTTGTTTATTCTCATAAAATTTGTATAAGCAAGTAATATTTGCATAAGTGCAAGCCAAATAATCATCTTTCAAAACTGAACCATACATGGGGGTGGGTATAAAAGCTTTTTAGGCATCAGAAACCATTATCAATGCTTTACCATATCCCaacaaaatgggaaaaaaggaaagaaataataaatgtgtgtgtttttgcattttcaaaatattttacatcaaCTTTTGACAAGAGTGAAAGGAGTTGTTACCAAACAGAACCAGCTAACAATGAGGCAAATCAACCAACATACATCAAGCCCATCTGACAAAATATATTCGTTCATTTTAATCCACAAACAGTAGTCTATAACTTTGTGGATCAGGGGTGACTTACATGATACCGGTGGTAAGCTGTGGGTTTCTGCCGGTAAAGAGGAAGGGGATGTCCTTGAGTAGAAACACTAAACCCCAGTTTCCCCAGTGGTGCTGACTGGTTAGCAGATCACGCTGTGTTTGTACTGGAAAGCTTCCAGACGAGAGCGTGAGTGTGACCTAGGCCTCGAATGAACAAATATTTCCAATAATGTACCACAGATAGCAGGTCAAttctttattaattttacaaaaGAGCCTGTAATGAATGGGACtgaatgaaataacatattttcTAAACTAAAAAGCTCAGATTTTGTTGTACTTTAtcatacaatatttatttatgtgacaGGAAAGAAACTAAAATGTGTGCCGAGTCATCAGTTAAGCACTTAAAATTTAAtgcaaggattttttttttatcgagATGACCTGGATCTGCAGAGGTTGAGATGAAACAATTGAACAAATGTTCAAAGCAAGGTCAGGAGGACTTTATTTTGGACAATCAATTGTAGATCTGTAGATCCAATTGTTAATGTTGTAAAGTATATTGTAGTGAAGTCACAGTTAAATAAAGACGTATACTGTACCTGTGATCTAGTTAAACTCGTTATGTGGGCCTTGAGAATTCCAAcaatttttaaagtaaaaataaaccttACATCCAATAATCGAATcgactttatttatatagtatcTGTagcacaaaaaatattaaatggaaatgaaaacagtCAAATTTGAAATAGTCaacctgaataaataaaacagcacaGTCATTTTTGCAATCAAAAGACCAGAGCTGATAACTATACTTGATGACTAAATTATATAACTATTTAGCTGAACTATTTATGTATCAGATAAGTGTTCTATGGAACTCCTGCCAGTCTGCCAGACCAACTGTTAATGCTCTGAAGTGGAGTGAAGTCACAAAAACTTCTAGACAGGTGTTTCTCAAGAACTCAGGCCACAAAATCAAATAGTTAATGAGTTTTTTTCGAATCACCTCTCGAGCGCCCCCACGCAATCCGGAATTCGTGGGGGCTGTTCCGCCAACTCATCCATTACATGTTTACAGCGTGTTGAACTTCACTGGAGAACCTCACTCTACGTTTCCTGTCCGTGCGCCTTCAAAGTGACATGGAGAGGTCAGAGCGCATGAGAGACGCGATCCAGTCGTGTATCGACGCGCGTAAAGATGATCTGAACGCGTTGAGTCAGGATATATGGAACCGACCCGAACTGTCCGGGGAGGAGGTGCAGGCGCACGACAGGCTGGTCCGCTTCTTCTCCCAGGAAAAGACGTGGGCGGTAGAAAGACACTACAAACTCCCGACCGCCTTCCGAGCCACCTGGGAAGCGGTGGGTGACGTGGAGGGAGAGTCGGTGCTGAACGTGGCGTTCCTGTGCGAGTACGACGCGCTTCCCGGGATCGGGCATGCGTGCGGACACAACCTGATCGCTGAGGTGGGGGCTGCGGCCGCCCTGGGGATGAAGGCTGCTCTGGAAGGCCAGACTGAACTCCCCGTGCCAGTGAAGGTAtcagcaggttttattcctgTCAACCATTCACAGCCTCAAATCAGTCTTGTGGAATATAAAACAATCAAGGTTACTAGGTGTTGTGGTTATGACATATAGAAAACAATGTCTTTATTGTCATCACACGCAAGTTTACAACTGAATTTTAACTATAGGTCAGTTAAACTCATTTTATGAACCTGGAATTTCACCCtctctgtgtagagtttgtatgttcaccttgtgtctgtgtgggttccacCCTTCAATAAACTGGCATCTCATgcagggtgtaccctgtctctcGCCCctagcagacctgtgacccacaatgcGGATAAGCATTGTGGGTCAtttattgaatgaatgaatgaatgaacagtaGAGTCGTTTCAGTGATCATAAAAATGGTGTGCATGATCTGATAACTAATAACTTaaattatttatacatatatcAGATTACTGTTCTGGGAACTCCTGCAGAAGAAAGTAGAGGAGGAAAAGTTGACCTGATCAACGTGGGAGCCTTTGATGATATCGACCTAGTCTTCATGGCTCACCCCACCCAGGAGGATGTTCCATTCCTGCCTTTCCTTGCAATCCAAGCGTAAGTGTCTGGCGACATGACATCTGCTGTCTTCTTCATTAATACAACTAATGCAAATAATATTTAACCCACTTTGTCTCTGTGACACAGAGTGACTGTCAAGTACCATGGGAAGGCTTGTCATGCTTCTGCATATCCTTGGAAGGGAGTGAATGCCCTGGATGCTGCGGTGCTGGCCTATAACAACCTGTCTGTACTcagacagcagctcagtccagATTGGAGGCTTCACggtgagaaaagacaaaaaaaccaagATTAGCAGAGCTCTAAAATTAATTCCAAAGAAATTACCTTCAAAGTCTATTTACATTCAAGACAAATTGAaagtaaacacatttaaatagggcggcacggtggcgcagtggttagcgctgccgcctcacaacacagcagaCCCACACACTAATTTAAtcatgacatacagtattttgataATTTGTAAGAAAGTGCATTAATATTTCAAGCAAAATCATCAACTTTTATGATTCTGTGTCATAACAGtatattttttttgccatgtaTGACATGAAATTGAATATATTATGGTTTTACAGACAAGTAGACAAAATGAATGCATCACAATGGGCTATGAAGGATTGATAAAGTAAACacagaataattaaaataattgataGTTATTACCGGTCCCAGAGGTCAGCCAGACTAATGACATGTTACACAGCTGAATATGACTATTTCAGAATGTGAACCTGCTTTTATTAACAGTTCAtttatattgttatttatggatatttcatcttttttctcgTTACAGGTATCATCAAACATGGAGGGGAGATGCCCAACATCATCCCAGCCTACACTGAGCTCGAGTTTTATTTGCGTACACCACAGGCAGAGGAACTTTGTGACCTGAAAGCAAAAGCTGAGGCTTGTTTCAGggctgctgctgttgccacCGGATGTGAAGTAAGCTTCCTATTTGCTCCCCCCCAAAGCTGGGCACACATTATTCCCCTGATATTAAAGTTGACTTAATGTTATACAACATTTCCCCATTGAATATATTCCCTTAATTATCCTTTGAGTGCTCTACAACTGTTGTGTAATTCCCTGTTCTTCAGGTAACCATTGTCCTATGTTTGCACTTGCTTCTGGCAGGTTTTGCTGACATTACAAACCATGCATGGATTTCTATAAATGTTAATATACGATATTAATCTGTGTATGCTGTGGTCTTAGATGATTATAcgcttgtgtttgtctgtaggTGGAGATAATCTTCACAGAAAATGCCTACTATGACATTTTGCCTAATGACACACTAGCGAGCCTCTATGAAAAGAATGCAAAAGCTTTGGGAATTCAGTTTTCAGAGATGCCTGTCAAACTCTTAGgtatgtaaaaatgaaaatttcataGAATTAGACATTGCagataaacaaactttttccaaTACGTTTTTTGTTGTTCAAGAGATCAATTAAAAGGGATCACAGAGAATTTATCATTACCTGGCAGGCTCCACAGACTTTGGCAACGTATCATACGTCGTCCCTGGTATCCATCCTCTCTTCTTCATCGGCACAGACGCTCTAAACCACACTGAGGAATACACCAAAGCAGCAGGTACAGCAGAACGTCTGTGCTGGCAACAGATGTGGTCTTCTttggaaactgagctgcctgaGACAATCAGATGATTTCAGACGCGGTATCTTTGCGGGTCACTTGGTTTGTCTGTTTCATCTTAATTTACTCAATGCTTTATTTTCCTCCCTCACTCTTTTTCATTTGCCAGGAGCTGAAAAGGCCCAGTTGTTCACCCTGAGGGTAGCCAAAGCGCTGGCGATGACAGCTGTGGATGTATTTTGCAGTCCTACTCTATTGAAACAAGTGAGAGAAGACTTCAAGCTGGCcaaactgaaacagaaaaaatgaccAGAAAACTGTGATAAAATTTTTTGCTGATATTTAATTAATAGTTAATAGCTAATTTTCACAGATCATTTAACATCCAGATGGTAATGGTTGGAAATGTAAGCTGTCATTTACACATTAAGTTACAGTTGATCAATTTGTATTGACCTTGagagcaaataaataaagtcatgcaaaaaaattactattattactgaaAAGATATTTAGGTTTATGCTGGGCTTCAGTTCAAGAGCATTTTTGCATAACATTTCACATGGTTACCTTATGAAGGCCCGACCGACCGGTTCACAATAAACCGaccaagaaaaggaaaagaactgTTGATGGGCTGATGACTTGCAACTTCACAATAAAAAGTTTAACAATATCTTAAGTTTTATATGTAAACATATGATAAACTTGACAAATCCTCAAGTATGAAAGTGTTTTTGACTCAGTGTCCATGGTTGGCATTAAGTCACCCAAGCAGCTCGAGGTTACATTCAAATGAGACAGCAATGTTTGACATGCAAAATACACAATCAAAATGCATGTGGTTAGTGAAGGAAGAGCCGGAAAACCTGGTCCGGGAGGACGGCTGACCTCGAGGCCCTTCAGCGTGTTTGTTGATCTTGAACTAGGACAATTTCTTTTCGAAGTTGAATAAACAGGACAAAACCAagtaaaattgcaaaaacagAAAGTACTTTATTAGCAGGAATTCCTGGGCACAGAGACTAACAGGAAAAAGATTCCAAGCTGTGTGCAAAGAATCATAATAcacatacaatatttatatcCATTCTAGTAGGTGTCAACTAAACATGGGGTGTCCTAACTTTCATCCTATCAGAAGGTGCCAACGCAAGGTGTTTTCCATGTTCTCACTTTGTTGCGATTGTTTCATGTTCTGGGGAGGCTCACTCTACTATCTAGCAGCTGCAAGATTATCTCAAGGGCATGCTGGCTGCACCACAtaattcttcagtcagaggtcacatttagGGAGGTTGTAAGTTACCGTGTTATCTGCAAGGTAAAGATGGTTTAGCAGGCACACTAATTAAAAAGTGGTGATTTAAAGTGATGAgttatcatatacagtatatacatcaTTAGCTACTCACAAGTGTATTTTATTCCCCAAAAACTTGAATTTACTcttatattattacattaaataGAAATTCCTATTTACCGAAGCACATAGCTTAGGTCTTTGTAAAATGTACATAGCCCTAAGCTACGTGCTACTAAATTGCACTGTGTGATGACAGTACTACTTAGTAGCATGTTTAAAAAGTCCATCACTTTTCTCAAGATTGAAACGAAAAGTCGTCCTGTATGTTCAAAAGGCACACCTATGATTACAGTACTTAAGGCACACCCTGTGGTGTACCTACTGTGGGTAGAATCCCTATTCTATTTCTGAGggtaaatgtatttatgtatgtcaTATTTGATGAAGGCTTTTTTACAACATCCATGCGTTGCTGAGTCTCATTGTGGCTACATACTTGAAAGTTTCACTTGAAACTTTTTGACTGATAATTATATTGTACCATTGGATTGTTGGCATTTTGATGTTCCATGGTTCCGTGATGTGCTGGCAATGTGTCCAGAGATTCTCCTCGCCTCATGCCCATGAGttcgctgggataggctccaccaaTCCCCAAGATCCCCCGAAAGCAGAGGAAGCGGAATatagaatgaatggatgaattccAGAACTTCCTTTGAAATTTACCCCTATTGATTCTAATATACAACCAATCTCTGTTTTCTGTCTATGCAATTTTGAACTTATGAATAAATTCCACTTTTGATTCTATTTCCAGCATGACCTGCATCCCTTGAGAGGGCACAGATGGAGAAGAAAGTCATGTTACGTTTTTCTGATGCTTTATCTTTttcatgggtttctgctgcagtgAAGCCTTTGTTCTAGTTGTTTGAAGTGTGATGATGCATAATGTAACCACAGATTCTGATttggataaaaaataaaatatagaacCATATTATAAttcacacacgcaaacacacagacacaagctCGCATAtgcgcgcgtgcacacacacacacacacacacacacacacacacacacacacacacacacacacacacacagataattaTTATAGAATATGCATTTTATATGATTTGGATGATTTCCTATGAACGCTTATTAGCAATCACACATGTGCCAGAGAGTGAAATGAGACCCTGCGGCTGATAGTGATCCAGTATCTAAATGAAAGCTTATCCTCCCGCATGTTTACACTCTCTATGATAGTGCAGGAAAACAGGATTGAAAAAGACAGATTATAGCGGTAATAccagaaaaatgtcaaatgactTTAATATATAAGCAATATTCAGCCATGCTTCTCAATCCATTGCCATTTATACAAAATTAAACGCATTACATGGTGGATATTTAAAACTGTACAGTGTTGTGATTGTGTTATTTTcagaaattcaaatatttattaaacatTTCCCATACACATTTGTAGAGTTTCATTTAATCTGTATTTTTGGTCTTTCAGTTGCCATAAACCActaattgtgtttttaaatatataattcaCTGAAAAAGACAGAAGTAGCAACGAAAAGATCTTAAAGcctcacaacaacaaacagacaaaatgagCTTCAGTTGTactgaaaaagatttttttttaaaaagtttaaaaatgtaatataattattttggGGATATATAGGAAACAtgcttttaaatttgaatttaaaagtgtgttttactttgcttttttaattatctttgtgaaatcacacaaacacaatgcatcAAGTAGTTTGACAGCAAAGTAATAGCCTTGATACAAAGAGCACAAATGAAGTAAGACagtgaattatatttttatgctataaatcaaaagaaaaccacaataataatgatattaattgCATTCCAAAAGTTTTGAATGGAGTAGGTCCGTACTTTGGGAGATGTTGCCGTCTTGAATGAGATGCGTTAAAATCccattcatatttttatatagGAAGTAAGTATCATCTGTCAAGAAATAGTTAGCTATGCATAGCAAAGTGACTAGAATCAAGGGGGAAAAGTTAGCCTGGTGTGACACAAAGTTAATATCTATCTACCAAAGGTTCACtaagtaaaacaaaaagttgCAGATTTACCTAGATTAGAGTTCATGCTTTTGAACAGTTTCCAATCAACTAATAGAGAATCAAGCAAGATTTCCTGGGTCTTAACTGTaatcaaacaaaattttaattgtATTATTACTTTTCAATGTATATTGAAGATGTGATTCAAGTGTGTAAGTTATTACGTTTCTTATAGGCTAGGCTAACTGTTCCCCCCTGTTTACAGTGATTGTGCAATGCTAAAGGAACTGACTGTATAGAGTGGATCTTCTAATCTGACTTTCTACCAgaaatcaaataattaaaaaagaaaaaaatcattaaagttTTTGCCACTTGTCATTGATTGTCTTGAtaaaagcttcttctttttttagcaAAGGAGAATAATTCTGTCCATACAGAATCAGTTGTCGATGCATGTTTTCAGTtcacatatttaatgttcaaaaTTTAAGAGTTAACTGCATCCAGAACTGAAATGTAACTGCAGGTCTGTGTCCGTGCATCTCTCTCAGTGCACTGAGTCCTCATTCTGAAACACAGCACTATAGTTGCAACATAAAATCACTTAAATCTCATAGAATGACTAAACCAGTGATGGCGaatgtcttttttgttgttattaaaCTCTTCAGTTTTAAAAGTCCGTGTCAAAAAGGCAATGGTCATCACAACTTATCTGCAGTTTCTGTGTTTCAGATGCATCAAATTCCATGTCTCTTTTCTGCATTTTCACAAACAAATCATGGATGACTCTCAGTGATGATCTACTTCCATGTCCTGCGTTATGAGTAGATGGACCAGTAGATGATGTTAAAGAGGATGTACGCTCCAGGAAACACAACCCTCGAGTACTTGTCTATGGCATGGGTGTCTATCCAAATGTTCACATAACCTCTGGATGGCTTCACTTGGCTTGCAATCTGCGGGTCACTCAGTGCTACCTGGGCCAGCATTCGCTCCTGGCGGCCCCCGTTCTCTGGCATCCCATAATTCCCTGTGGTGTTCATATCCATCGACCCGTAGCCAGTAATCTGGGGGTCGATCATCATGTCATCAGGGTTACCAATGCCACATGTACATGGCAGCTGCAGAGGGAACAAAAAGTCTTTCTGAAAAATTTATGAAATCTCTTTACTCTAAACATTACTTTCTGCAAACTcataaaacaaacactcactcGCACTCAAGGCATTTAAATAACTTTGCAATGAAACATTTATAGAAGGATGTTTGTGCTAGAAATGTACCTCAGGGTACGTGGGCAATTTGGCTCCATATGCTGCAGCATTTGGCAGATGAAAAATAGTAATACAGCATACACGCTGTACTCCAGAAATAATTTGCCATAGCCTCAGAGCATCAAGTGagccaaatttaaaaatgttatctgTTTATTGGAAATGCACATAACTTATCAAAtcatatttctttcattttaggcATAATTTAagctataaaatattttaatgtagaATCAGGCCAGCGTTACATGCGTCTGCCACCTTTTCTTGCTTTTAATTAGAAGCAGCTATTATGCAATGCAAGAGCTACAATTTTACTCACTATTTAGGCAGACCGTTTAACATTAATAAACCCACAGAGCTTCAGAATTTTGCAAGCTTCATAACAGCTTATTtgactattttattttactaattaATATTTGAGATAACTAGTAGATGATGTCCTCTGCACCCCTTATGTGATATAAATTGCatataacaaaaaacaagaagaaatcaGACTGTTTACACAAATGCATGAGAACATCAAAGCCaggttttcttcttttgcaaaacacaaaagtcacacatttgttaaatatgcaggttctcatttatccaggtcatTGTTATTCTAATGACAATGGTTGTTGGAATAACGATCTGCTATTTATATAattgctattcatattccaacaacCATGGAATATGAACTGATCACACCTCAGAGTTAAGAAGCTGAGACTAGACCAACCATCACCAGAACTGaggaagcctcttggatgagaggtgaaacatcttcagggAAAAGTAGATTGATTTATACAACTTTGGGTACACATTTGTTAAATTAAAACCAAGAATATTATTTGATCATTACAAATTATGGTTATTTACAGTTAAAATGTCAAGAATCAATCTAGTGTAGCTGCAGGGTAGCAGTACaactttattttgtaatgttgTCAAAGCCCCATCTTTATTGGAAGGCTGTGGTCAAAAATGAACTAAAAACGTGATGCAACATCACAGTCACTTTTTtcatctggttctggttgtggAGTTAAAGAAGACAAATGATTGCACTGGTTAGGAAATGATTAACTGTCCGTGTGAAGCATTATAATCAAGAGAAACAGAACTACAGCGAACAATCTCATGAAAGAACACTTACTCTCTCCCTCAgtttcctctctttcctctcctgtACAGTGGAGAGATAGTTGACCGCTGCGTACTCTATCACCGAcaggaagacaaagacaaaactgACCCAGAGGTAAATGTCCACTGCTTTGATGTAGGAGACCCGCGGCATGGAGGCGTTGACCCCGGTGATGATAGTGGACATGGTCAACACTGTGGTGATGCCTGGAGTCAAACACACCAACAGTTTAGTCACGTCCTTTTCTGTTTGGGTTTGAATGTTAAACCCAGTcactaaatattaaatacaggatgcaatatttttttgggCGGGTGTTATGCAGCAGTTCTCACTAAAAAAGgcaaagtaaatgtaactatGTAGcaaatcttctttttcttttccttttggcttttcccttcagggattgcTGCAGCAGATCAGTtgtctccatccatctgtctcctgtcttttccatcctcttccctcacaccaactaccttcatgtcctctttcactacatccataaatcttgtctttggtcttcctctaggcctcctgcctgacagttcaaaattcagcatccttctaccaatatattcactatcagctttattcctctgtagttgccacaactctgcacatctcccttgctcttaaaaatgggcaccagcacacttctccattcctcagacatcttctcactatctaagatcctgttgaacaacgtagtcagaaactctactgccacctctccaagacacttccaaacctctacaggtatatcatcaggactgagtgtctttccactcttcatcctcttcaatgccctcctcacttcatcctgactaatctttgctacatcctggtccacaacagtca
The Antennarius striatus isolate MH-2024 chromosome 17, ASM4005453v1, whole genome shotgun sequence genome window above contains:
- the LOC137610843 gene encoding peptidase M20 domain-containing protein 2-like, which translates into the protein MERSERMRDAIQSCIDARKDDLNALSQDIWNRPELSGEEVQAHDRLVRFFSQEKTWAVERHYKLPTAFRATWEAVGDVEGESVLNVAFLCEYDALPGIGHACGHNLIAEVGAAAALGMKAALEGQTELPVPVKITVLGTPAEESRGGKVDLINVGAFDDIDLVFMAHPTQEDVPFLPFLAIQAVTVKYHGKACHASAYPWKGVNALDAAVLAYNNLSVLRQQLSPDWRLHGIIKHGGEMPNIIPAYTELEFYLRTPQAEELCDLKAKAEACFRAAAVATGCEVEIIFTENAYYDILPNDTLASLYEKNAKALGIQFSEMPVKLLGSTDFGNVSYVVPGIHPLFFIGTDALNHTEEYTKAAGAEKAQLFTLRVAKALAMTAVDVFCSPTLLKQVREDFKLAKLKQKK